In the genome of Cronobacter malonaticus LMG 23826, one region contains:
- the pgmB gene encoding beta-phosphoglucomutase — translation MKPDAVIFDLDGVITDTAHLHFVAWRKVAAEVGIAIDEQFNQQLKGISRMGSLERILAWGGKANVFSEAEKASLATRKNALYVESLRTLTPQAVLPGIASLLAALRQEGIGIGLASVSLNAPAILQALGLAAQFDFCADAARLMHSKPDPEIFLAACAGLGVAAARCIGVEDAQAGIDAINACGMASVGIGEGLCGAQLRLDNTAQLTWPRLHALWNQQQRAAAR, via the coding sequence ATGAAACCGGACGCCGTAATTTTCGATCTCGATGGCGTGATTACCGACACCGCTCACCTGCATTTTGTGGCCTGGCGCAAGGTGGCGGCAGAGGTGGGGATCGCTATCGACGAGCAGTTTAACCAGCAGCTAAAAGGCATCAGCCGGATGGGCTCGCTGGAGCGTATTCTCGCCTGGGGCGGGAAAGCGAATGTATTCAGCGAGGCGGAAAAAGCGTCACTCGCCACGCGCAAAAACGCGCTTTACGTTGAATCATTACGCACGCTGACGCCGCAGGCAGTGCTGCCGGGCATCGCGTCGCTGCTGGCGGCGCTGCGCCAGGAGGGTATCGGTATCGGGCTGGCATCGGTGTCGCTCAACGCGCCTGCAATTTTACAGGCGCTGGGCCTTGCCGCGCAGTTTGACTTCTGCGCCGACGCCGCAAGGCTTATGCACTCCAAGCCCGACCCGGAGATATTTCTTGCCGCCTGCGCCGGGCTTGGCGTGGCGGCGGCGCGTTGTATCGGCGTGGAGGATGCGCAGGCGGGTATCGATGCTATCAACGCCTGCGGTATGGCGTCCGTAGGCATCGGCGAAGGGCTTTGCGGCGCGCAGCTGCGGCTGGATAACACCGCGCAGCTCACCTGGCCGCGGCTACACGCGCTCTGGAATCAACAACAGCGCGCCGCGGCGCGCTGA
- a CDS encoding ABC transporter ATP-binding protein, with product MAQLSLQHIQKIYDNQVHVVKDFNLEIADKEFIVFVGPSGCGKSTTLRMIAGLEAISGGDLLIDGVRMNDVPAKARNIAMVFQNYALYPHMTVYDNMAFGLKMQKVSPAIIEERVAWAAQILGLKEYLKRKPGALSGGQRQRVALGRAIVREAGVFLMDEPLSNLDAKLRVQMRAEISKLHQKLNTTMIYVTHDQTEAMTMATRIVIMKDGIVQQVGAPKEVYNHPANMFVAGFIGSPAMNFIRGAIDGDYFVTETLRLPLPENKLARLNDSDYQRKGVVLGIRPEDIFPGVTGDDAVEAKIAVAELTGAEFMLYATVGGHEMVVRAGADKDYQADQRINIAFDMKKCHVFDSETEAAIA from the coding sequence ATGGCTCAACTCTCTCTACAACATATTCAGAAGATTTATGACAACCAGGTTCACGTCGTTAAAGACTTCAATCTGGAGATTGCCGATAAAGAGTTTATCGTCTTTGTCGGGCCGTCAGGCTGCGGGAAATCCACCACGCTGCGTATGATCGCGGGCCTTGAGGCTATCAGCGGCGGCGATTTGCTGATTGATGGCGTGCGGATGAACGACGTGCCAGCCAAAGCGCGCAATATCGCGATGGTGTTCCAGAACTACGCGCTGTATCCGCATATGACGGTCTATGACAACATGGCGTTCGGCCTGAAGATGCAGAAGGTGTCGCCTGCGATTATTGAAGAGCGCGTCGCCTGGGCGGCGCAAATTCTCGGGCTGAAAGAGTATCTGAAGCGCAAACCGGGTGCGCTTTCCGGCGGCCAGCGTCAGCGCGTGGCGCTGGGGCGCGCGATTGTCCGCGAGGCGGGTGTCTTTCTGATGGATGAACCGCTCTCGAATCTCGATGCCAAACTGCGCGTCCAGATGCGTGCTGAGATAAGCAAGCTGCACCAGAAGCTTAACACTACCATGATCTACGTGACTCACGATCAGACTGAAGCGATGACGATGGCAACCCGCATCGTGATTATGAAAGACGGGATTGTGCAGCAGGTCGGCGCGCCGAAAGAGGTCTATAACCATCCGGCGAATATGTTTGTGGCCGGTTTTATCGGCTCGCCCGCGATGAATTTTATTCGCGGGGCTATCGACGGCGACTATTTCGTGACGGAAACGCTGAGGCTGCCGCTGCCGGAAAATAAACTCGCGCGTCTCAATGACAGCGACTATCAACGCAAAGGCGTGGTATTAGGCATTCGCCCGGAAGATATTTTCCCCGGCGTTACCGGCGATGACGCCGTTGAAGCGAAAATTGCCGTTGCAGAATTAACGGGCGCGGAATTTATGCTTTACGCCACGGTGGGTGGGCATGAAATGGTGGTGCGTGCAGGCGCGGATAAAGATTATCAGGCCGACCAGCGTATTAATATCGCCTTTGATATGAAGAAATGCCACGTCTTCGACAGCGAGACGGAAGCCGCGATCGCCTGA
- a CDS encoding LacI family DNA-binding transcriptional regulator, producing MSPTIYDIARVAKVSKSTVSRVLNNQTNISDAARERVLKAIEELNYQPNKMARALTSSGFDAIMVISARSTKTTAGNPFFSEVLHAIMARAEETGFDVILQTSRNSEDDLQKCLTRIRQKMIKGIIMLSAPADETFFERLDECAIPVIVIGKVAGDYQHIASVDTDNYHDSIALTDTLVAKGCQRIACVHAPLDYHVSVDRLAGFRASLAKHQRPDDAALVVDGGYTQESALDAARRLLALPKPPDAVFATDSLKLMSVYRAAAERGIAIPDALTVVGYSNETLSFLLTPPPGGINVPTRQLGDVSSALLFSRIAGESVPPRTLIPTTII from the coding sequence ATGTCCCCGACCATTTACGATATTGCCCGCGTGGCAAAAGTTTCCAAATCGACGGTATCGCGCGTTCTGAATAATCAGACCAATATTTCCGATGCTGCGCGCGAGCGGGTATTAAAAGCGATTGAAGAATTAAACTATCAGCCGAATAAAATGGCGCGCGCGCTCACCTCCTCCGGTTTCGACGCTATTATGGTGATTTCCGCACGCTCGACCAAAACCACGGCCGGTAATCCTTTTTTCTCGGAAGTGCTGCATGCGATTATGGCGCGCGCGGAAGAAACCGGCTTCGACGTTATTCTTCAGACGTCCCGTAACAGTGAAGATGATTTACAGAAATGCCTGACGCGTATTCGTCAGAAAATGATTAAGGGTATTATTATGTTGAGCGCGCCAGCCGATGAAACCTTTTTCGAAAGGCTTGATGAATGCGCTATTCCGGTGATAGTCATCGGTAAAGTCGCAGGGGATTATCAGCATATCGCCTCCGTCGATACCGATAATTATCACGACAGCATCGCGCTGACCGATACGCTTGTCGCGAAAGGTTGCCAGCGTATCGCCTGTGTGCACGCGCCGCTGGATTATCACGTCTCGGTCGACCGTCTGGCCGGGTTTCGGGCAAGCCTGGCGAAGCATCAGCGGCCTGACGACGCCGCGCTGGTGGTCGATGGCGGTTATACCCAGGAGAGCGCGCTGGATGCGGCGCGTCGCCTGCTGGCGCTGCCCAAACCGCCCGATGCGGTCTTCGCCACCGACAGCCTGAAACTGATGAGCGTCTACCGCGCCGCCGCCGAGCGCGGCATCGCGATCCCGGACGCGCTGACAGTGGTTGGGTATAGCAACGAAACGCTCTCTTTCCTGCTCACTCCACCGCCCGGAGGTATTAACGTTCCCACCCGACAATTAGGCGATGTCAGCAGCGCGTTGTTATTCTCCCGTATCGCCGGTGAATCTGTTCCGCCTCGTACGTTAATTCCTACAACGATTATCTGA
- a CDS encoding YcjX family protein, producing MIKQLQSEMQALMNRSVDRHLRLAVTGLSRSGKTAFITALVNQLLSVNSGARLPLFSPVREERLLGVRRVPQQDMGVARFTYDEGLAQLFGTPPAWPTPTRGVSEIRLALRYRSRESLLRHFKDTSTLYLDIVDYPGEWLLDLPMLAQDYLTWSRQMTGLLQGDRAVWAQRWRSLCEGLDPLAPGDEKRLAEIAEAWTDYLMQCKREGLHFIQPGRFVLPGDLAGAPVLQFFPWPGVDEVGETKLAQAGKQTNIGMLRERYQYYCEKVVKGFYREHFVRFDRQIVLVDCLQPLNSGPQAFNDMRLALTQLMQSFHYGQRTLFRRLFSPVIDKLLFAATKADHVTHDQHANLVSLLSQLVQEAWQNAAFEGIEMDCTGIASIQATESGMVESRGESVPALRGNRLSDGAPLTIYPGDVPARLPGSAFWQQQGFQFEAFRPRVMDVDRPLPHIRLDAVLEFLTGDKLR from the coding sequence ATGATTAAACAACTTCAGAGTGAAATGCAGGCGCTGATGAATCGCAGCGTCGACAGGCATTTGCGCCTCGCGGTAACCGGGCTTAGCCGTAGCGGGAAAACCGCCTTTATTACTGCGCTGGTGAATCAGTTGCTATCTGTTAACAGCGGGGCGCGGCTGCCGCTCTTTTCGCCGGTGCGCGAAGAACGGCTGCTCGGCGTGCGCCGCGTGCCGCAGCAGGATATGGGCGTCGCGCGTTTTACCTATGACGAAGGGCTGGCGCAGCTTTTCGGTACGCCGCCCGCGTGGCCGACGCCGACGCGCGGCGTGAGTGAGATCCGTCTCGCGCTGCGCTATCGCTCGCGAGAATCGCTGCTGCGCCATTTTAAAGATACCTCCACGCTCTATCTCGATATTGTCGATTACCCCGGTGAATGGCTGCTCGACCTGCCCATGCTGGCGCAGGACTATCTCACCTGGTCGCGGCAGATGACGGGCCTGCTGCAGGGCGACAGGGCCGTCTGGGCGCAGCGCTGGCGGAGCCTGTGCGAAGGGCTGGATCCGCTGGCGCCGGGCGATGAAAAGCGTCTGGCGGAGATAGCGGAAGCCTGGACCGACTACCTGATGCAGTGTAAACGCGAAGGGCTGCACTTTATCCAGCCGGGGCGTTTTGTGCTGCCGGGCGATCTGGCGGGCGCGCCGGTGTTGCAGTTCTTCCCGTGGCCAGGTGTGGATGAAGTTGGCGAGACAAAACTGGCGCAGGCGGGCAAACAGACCAATATCGGCATGCTGCGCGAGCGCTACCAGTACTACTGCGAAAAGGTGGTTAAAGGTTTTTACCGGGAGCATTTTGTGCGTTTCGACCGCCAGATAGTGCTGGTGGATTGCCTTCAGCCGCTCAACAGCGGGCCGCAGGCGTTTAACGATATGCGCCTTGCGCTGACGCAACTGATGCAAAGCTTTCATTACGGCCAGCGCACGCTGTTCCGCCGTCTCTTTTCCCCGGTGATCGACAAACTGCTGTTCGCCGCCACCAAAGCGGATCACGTCACGCACGATCAGCATGCGAATCTGGTGTCGCTGCTCTCGCAACTGGTGCAGGAGGCGTGGCAGAACGCCGCGTTTGAAGGTATCGAGATGGACTGCACGGGCATCGCCTCTATACAGGCGACAGAAAGCGGCATGGTGGAAAGCCGCGGCGAAAGCGTGCCGGCGCTGCGCGGCAACCGCTTAAGCGACGGCGCGCCGCTGACCATTTACCCTGGCGATGTGCCGGCGCGGCTGCCGGGCAGCGCGTTCTGGCAGCAGCAGGGTTTTCAGTTTGAAGCCTTTCGTCCGCGCGTGATGGACGTTGACCGGCCGCTGCCGCATATCCGCCTGGACGCGGTGCTGGAATTTTTAACAGGAGATAAGCTGCGATGA
- a CDS encoding YcjF family protein, whose protein sequence is MSEIKPRREFDEPLRPEEGPTLRATQAFDEAQAFVPAVEEETLNADAPERVVENALKPRRSLWRRMVVAGLGLFGVSVVAQGVQWATNAWYTRDWIALGGCVAGGLIVAAGVGAIASEWRRLYRLRERAEERDEARELLASHGSGKARAFCEKLASQAGLTQGHPALARWHAAIHETHSDREVVTLYAHIVQPVLDSQARSAISRSAAESTLMIAVSPLALVDMAFIAWRNLRLVNRIATIYGIELGYYSRIRLFRLVLLNMAFAGASEMVREVGLDWMSQDLAARVSARVAQGLGAGLLTARLGVKAMELCRPLPWTEDDKPRLGDFRRQLLSEVKATLQKQKREREE, encoded by the coding sequence ATGAGCGAGATTAAACCGCGCCGCGAATTTGACGAGCCGCTGCGCCCGGAAGAAGGCCCGACGCTTCGCGCCACCCAGGCATTTGACGAGGCGCAGGCGTTTGTACCGGCCGTTGAGGAAGAGACGCTGAACGCAGATGCGCCCGAGCGTGTGGTGGAGAACGCGCTCAAACCCCGGCGCAGCCTGTGGCGGCGCATGGTGGTGGCCGGGCTTGGCCTGTTTGGCGTAAGCGTTGTGGCGCAGGGCGTGCAGTGGGCGACAAACGCCTGGTACACGCGCGACTGGATAGCGCTTGGCGGCTGCGTCGCCGGTGGGCTGATTGTGGCGGCGGGCGTGGGTGCGATCGCGAGCGAATGGCGGCGGCTTTATCGCCTGCGCGAACGCGCAGAGGAGCGCGACGAGGCGCGCGAGCTGCTGGCAAGCCACGGCAGCGGCAAGGCGCGCGCGTTTTGTGAAAAGCTGGCGAGCCAGGCGGGGCTGACGCAGGGGCATCCGGCGCTGGCGCGCTGGCATGCCGCGATCCATGAAACCCACAGCGATCGCGAAGTGGTGACGCTTTACGCGCATATCGTCCAGCCGGTGCTGGACAGCCAGGCCCGCAGCGCTATCAGCCGCTCGGCGGCCGAATCAACGCTGATGATTGCGGTGAGCCCGCTGGCTCTGGTGGATATGGCGTTTATCGCCTGGCGCAACCTGCGGCTGGTCAACCGTATCGCGACGATCTACGGCATTGAACTCGGTTACTACAGCCGCATTCGTCTGTTTCGTCTGGTATTGCTCAATATGGCTTTCGCGGGCGCGAGCGAAATGGTGCGCGAAGTCGGCCTTGACTGGATGTCACAGGATCTTGCCGCGCGCGTCTCCGCCCGCGTGGCGCAGGGGCTGGGCGCGGGGCTGCTGACCGCGCGTCTTGGCGTAAAGGCGATGGAGCTGTGCCGTCCGCTGCCCTGGACGGAAGACGACAAGCCGCGCCTGGGCGATTTCCGCCGCCAGCTGTTGAGTGAAGTTAAAGCCACGCTGCAAAAACAGAAGCGTGAGCGCGAAGAGTAA
- the tyrR gene encoding transcriptional regulator TyrR, with amino-acid sequence MRLEVFCEDRLGLTRELLDLLVLRSIDLRGIEIDPIGRIYLNFSTLEFNAFSSLMAEIRRIPGVTDVRTVPWMPSEREHRSLSALLEALPEPVFSVDMKSKIELANPASCALFGQNEARLRNHNAASLISGFNFQRWLESSPTASHTEHVVINGQDFVLEITPVHLEEESGSSVLTGAVAMLRSTVRMGRQLQNLTSLDLHAFSHIIAVSPRMKQVVDQARKLAMLNAPLLITGDTGTGKDLLAHACHLASPRADKPYLALNCASIPEDVVESELFGHAPGAYANAHEGKKGFFEQANGGSVLLDEIGEMSPRMQAKLLRFLNDGTFRRVGEEHEVHVDVRVICATQKNLVELVQKGAFREDLFYRLNVLTLNLPPLRDRPQDIMPLTEMFVARFADEQGVPRPKLAGDLGQVLTRYGWPGNVRQLKNAIYRALTQLEGYELRPQDILLPDFDAAALPVGEEAMEGSLDDITRRFERSVLTQLYRSYPSTRKLAKRLGVSHTAIANKLREYGLSQRKGEE; translated from the coding sequence ATGCGTCTTGAAGTGTTTTGTGAGGACCGCCTCGGTCTGACCCGTGAGTTGCTCGATCTCCTGGTGCTGCGCAGTATCGATTTACGTGGTATCGAGATAGACCCGATCGGGCGAATCTATCTCAATTTTTCCACGCTGGAATTTAACGCCTTCAGTAGCCTGATGGCGGAAATCCGCCGTATTCCCGGCGTTACCGACGTGCGCACCGTGCCGTGGATGCCCTCCGAGCGTGAACACCGTTCGCTGAGCGCGCTGCTGGAAGCGCTGCCGGAGCCGGTGTTTTCGGTGGATATGAAAAGCAAAATCGAGCTGGCGAACCCGGCGAGCTGCGCGCTGTTCGGCCAGAATGAAGCGCGCCTGCGCAACCATAACGCCGCGAGCCTTATCAGCGGTTTCAACTTTCAGCGCTGGCTGGAGAGCAGCCCGACGGCGTCCCATACCGAACACGTGGTGATTAACGGCCAGGATTTTGTACTCGAGATCACGCCGGTGCATCTGGAAGAAGAGAGCGGCAGCAGCGTGCTGACCGGCGCGGTCGCGATGCTGCGCTCAACCGTGCGCATGGGCCGCCAGTTGCAGAACCTGACCAGCCTCGATCTGCACGCGTTCAGCCATATCATCGCGGTCAGCCCGCGCATGAAACAGGTGGTGGATCAGGCGCGCAAACTGGCGATGCTGAACGCGCCGCTGCTCATCACCGGCGACACCGGCACCGGTAAAGATCTGCTGGCGCACGCCTGCCATCTGGCAAGCCCGCGCGCCGACAAGCCCTATCTGGCGCTGAACTGCGCGTCCATTCCGGAAGATGTGGTGGAGAGCGAGCTGTTCGGTCACGCGCCGGGCGCTTACGCCAATGCCCATGAGGGGAAAAAAGGCTTCTTCGAACAGGCTAACGGCGGCTCGGTGCTGCTCGATGAAATTGGCGAGATGTCGCCGCGTATGCAGGCCAAGCTGCTGCGCTTTCTCAATGACGGCACGTTCCGTCGGGTGGGCGAAGAGCATGAGGTGCATGTGGATGTGCGCGTTATCTGCGCGACGCAGAAAAATCTCGTGGAACTGGTGCAAAAAGGCGCGTTTCGCGAAGATCTTTTCTACCGCCTCAACGTGCTGACGCTGAATCTGCCGCCGCTGCGCGACCGCCCGCAGGACATCATGCCGCTGACGGAGATGTTCGTGGCGCGCTTTGCCGATGAACAGGGCGTGCCGCGCCCGAAACTGGCAGGCGATCTCGGCCAGGTGCTGACCCGCTACGGCTGGCCAGGCAACGTGCGCCAGCTGAAAAACGCGATTTACCGCGCGCTCACGCAGCTTGAGGGTTATGAACTGCGCCCGCAGGACATCCTGCTGCCGGATTTCGACGCCGCCGCGCTGCCGGTGGGCGAAGAGGCGATGGAAGGCTCGCTTGACGACATAACACGCCGTTTCGAGCGCTCGGTGCTGACGCAGCTTTATCGCAGCTATCCAAGTACCCGTAAGCTCGCCAAACGGCTCGGCGTCTCACATACGGCCATCGCCAATAAACTTCGTGAATATGGCTTAAGCCAGCGCAAGGGCGAAGAGTAA
- the tpx gene encoding thiol peroxidase, with the protein MSQIVYFQGNPVSVVGQIPQAGSKAAPFSLVAKDLSDVSLSQFAGKRKVLNIFPSIDTGVCAASVRKFNQLATGMENTVVLCVSADLPFAQSRFCGAEGLSNVITLSTLRNPEFAKEYGVGIEEGALKGLTARAVLVLNENDEIVFSELVNEITHEPNYDAALNALKA; encoded by the coding sequence ATGTCACAAATCGTCTATTTCCAGGGCAATCCGGTTTCCGTGGTGGGTCAGATCCCGCAGGCAGGCAGCAAAGCGGCGCCGTTCAGCCTGGTGGCAAAAGATCTGTCTGACGTTTCGCTGAGCCAGTTTGCCGGTAAGCGTAAAGTACTGAACATTTTCCCGAGCATCGACACCGGCGTTTGCGCGGCGTCCGTGCGCAAATTCAACCAGCTGGCGACCGGCATGGAAAACACCGTTGTGCTGTGCGTTTCCGCCGACCTGCCGTTCGCGCAGTCCCGCTTCTGCGGCGCGGAAGGCCTGAGCAATGTCATCACGCTCTCCACGCTGCGTAACCCGGAATTCGCCAAAGAATATGGCGTGGGCATCGAAGAAGGCGCGCTGAAAGGTCTGACCGCTCGCGCGGTGCTGGTCCTGAATGAGAACGATGAAATCGTGTTCAGCGAGCTGGTGAATGAAATCACCCACGAGCCGAACTACGACGCGGCGCTTAACGCACTGAAAGCGTAA
- the ycjG gene encoding L-Ala-D/L-Glu epimerase: MRSVKVYQEAWPLHSPFVIARGSRSEAVVVVVELEEEGVRALGECTPYPRYGESAASVMAQIMTVVPQLEAGLDRAGLQKLLPAGAARNAVDCALWDLEARRAGETLEAFLQVTLPEQHTTAQTVVLGAPEQMASNAALLWEKGARLLKIKLDDTFITERMVAIRGAVPEATLIVDANESWHAEGLAARCQLLADLGVQMLEQPLPASDDRALENFIHPLSICADESCHARGSLKTLAGRYEMINIKLDKTGGLTEALALARQATEEGFGLMLGCMLCTSRAIGAALPLIPQMRFTDLDGPTWLAVDVEPPLRFTPGQLYLHSDVGPQLSSS, from the coding sequence ATGAGAAGCGTAAAAGTGTATCAGGAAGCCTGGCCGCTCCATTCGCCGTTTGTGATTGCCCGCGGCAGCCGCAGTGAAGCGGTGGTGGTTGTGGTGGAGCTGGAAGAAGAGGGCGTCAGGGCGCTGGGCGAATGCACGCCGTATCCGCGCTACGGTGAGAGCGCAGCCTCGGTAATGGCGCAAATCATGACTGTTGTGCCACAGCTCGAAGCCGGGCTGGATCGGGCCGGGCTGCAGAAATTGCTGCCAGCAGGTGCCGCGCGTAACGCCGTCGACTGTGCGCTCTGGGATCTTGAGGCGCGCCGCGCGGGCGAAACGCTTGAGGCCTTTTTACAGGTCACGCTGCCGGAACAGCACACTACCGCCCAGACGGTCGTATTAGGCGCGCCGGAACAGATGGCGAGCAACGCCGCGCTGCTGTGGGAAAAGGGCGCACGGCTGCTGAAAATCAAACTCGACGACACGTTTATTACCGAGCGGATGGTCGCCATTCGCGGTGCGGTGCCGGAGGCGACGCTGATTGTCGATGCTAACGAATCCTGGCATGCGGAAGGGCTGGCGGCGCGCTGTCAGCTGCTGGCGGACCTCGGCGTGCAGATGCTGGAACAGCCGCTGCCGGCGTCTGACGATCGGGCGCTGGAGAACTTTATTCATCCGCTGTCCATCTGCGCCGATGAGAGCTGTCACGCGCGCGGCAGCCTGAAGACGCTCGCCGGGCGCTACGAGATGATCAACATCAAGCTCGATAAAACCGGCGGGCTGACGGAGGCGCTGGCGCTCGCGCGCCAGGCGACGGAGGAAGGATTCGGCCTGATGCTCGGCTGTATGCTCTGCACCTCACGCGCCATCGGTGCCGCGCTGCCGCTGATCCCGCAAATGCGCTTTACCGATCTCGACGGCCCCACGTGGCTTGCGGTGGATGTGGAGCCTCCCTTACGTTTTACGCCCGGCCAGCTCTATCTTCATTCTGACGTCGGCCCTCAGCTTTCGTCGTCGTAA
- the mpaA gene encoding murein tripeptide amidase MpaA, producing the protein MNTLTPLRPRARRGALPDDALRYGESALGAPLLWFPAPEAQRAPGLIIAGTHGDENAALVTLSCALRTLEPTHRRHHVVLAVNPDGCQLGLRANARGVDLNRNFPAANWQPGETVYRWNSAAEARDVTLSTGEKPGSEPETAALCQLIHQLKPAWVVSFHDPLGCIEDPQQTPLGRWLADAFGLPHVTSVGYETPGSFGSWCADLGLICITAEFPAISADDATERYLAAMTALLHYDDES; encoded by the coding sequence ATGAACACGCTGACTCCGCTTCGACCGCGCGCCCGGCGCGGCGCTTTACCTGACGACGCCCTGCGTTATGGCGAATCGGCGCTCGGCGCGCCGCTGCTCTGGTTCCCGGCCCCGGAGGCGCAGCGCGCGCCGGGACTTATCATCGCAGGCACCCACGGTGATGAAAACGCGGCGCTGGTGACGCTCTCCTGCGCGCTGCGTACGCTGGAGCCAACGCACCGGCGGCATCACGTGGTGCTGGCGGTCAACCCGGACGGCTGTCAGCTCGGCCTGCGCGCCAACGCCCGCGGCGTCGATCTCAACCGCAATTTTCCGGCGGCCAACTGGCAGCCGGGCGAAACCGTCTATCGCTGGAACAGTGCGGCAGAAGCGCGCGACGTGACGCTCTCCACCGGCGAAAAGCCGGGTTCGGAGCCGGAAACCGCCGCGCTGTGCCAGTTAATTCATCAGCTAAAACCCGCCTGGGTGGTCTCGTTTCACGACCCGTTAGGCTGTATAGAAGATCCGCAGCAGACTCCGCTTGGCCGCTGGCTCGCCGACGCGTTCGGCCTGCCGCACGTCACCAGCGTCGGTTATGAGACGCCCGGATCGTTTGGCAGCTGGTGCGCGGATCTGGGGTTAATCTGCATTACCGCCGAGTTTCCGGCCATCTCCGCCGACGACGCCACCGAGCGCTATCTGGCGGCGATGACCGCATTGCTGCATTACGACGACGAAAGCTGA